The following are encoded together in the Robertmurraya sp. FSL R5-0851 genome:
- a CDS encoding Gfo/Idh/MocA family protein, with product MKKINVGIIGTGFIGPTHIEAIRRLGFVEVVGLAETSQEQADRKAAELGIPKAYGNYREMLQDPEIQVIHNCTPNHLHFAINKEIILAGKHVVSEKPLAMNSKESAELLALAQKQGVVHGVNFNYRQHASVQNLRVKIANGDFGKVNLVHGSYLQDWLLYETDYNWRLAPEVGGKSRAVADIGSHWCDTVQFVTGKKIVEVFADLATVIPVRKKPKANVATFGAQSTEVTEYEDVPINTEDYASVLVRFEDSSRGVFTVSQVSAGRKNRLSFEINGSKSSAFWNQEEPEKLWMGHRDKPNEMLLADPALFSPEAKHAIHHPGGHNEGWPDALKNMMFNYYTFIREGKDPLKDKPNFATFEDGHISMAITDAILESHEQQKWVKVQTNQEVLV from the coding sequence ATGAAAAAAATAAATGTAGGAATCATAGGGACAGGTTTTATTGGCCCGACACATATTGAAGCAATCAGAAGACTTGGATTCGTGGAAGTCGTTGGATTAGCTGAAACTAGTCAAGAACAAGCCGATAGAAAGGCTGCTGAACTTGGAATTCCCAAAGCCTACGGCAACTACCGCGAAATGCTGCAGGATCCTGAAATTCAGGTTATTCACAATTGCACACCAAACCATCTTCATTTTGCGATTAATAAAGAGATCATTTTAGCAGGTAAGCATGTAGTATCAGAAAAACCACTGGCGATGAACAGCAAGGAATCAGCAGAATTGTTGGCTTTAGCTCAAAAACAAGGTGTGGTACATGGTGTGAACTTTAATTACAGACAGCATGCAAGTGTACAAAATCTAAGAGTGAAAATCGCTAATGGTGACTTTGGGAAAGTGAACTTGGTACACGGAAGCTACTTGCAGGACTGGTTACTATATGAGACCGATTATAACTGGCGTTTAGCACCGGAAGTGGGAGGCAAATCAAGGGCTGTCGCAGATATCGGTTCTCATTGGTGCGACACCGTTCAATTTGTTACTGGAAAAAAGATAGTTGAAGTATTTGCCGATTTAGCAACTGTTATTCCGGTAAGAAAGAAACCAAAAGCAAATGTCGCTACTTTCGGTGCGCAAAGCACTGAAGTAACAGAGTATGAGGATGTTCCAATCAATACAGAAGACTATGCATCCGTTCTTGTTCGTTTTGAGGACAGCTCACGAGGAGTATTTACCGTTTCACAAGTAAGTGCCGGACGAAAAAATCGACTAAGTTTTGAAATCAATGGAAGCAAAAGCTCTGCTTTCTGGAATCAAGAAGAGCCTGAAAAATTATGGATGGGACACAGGGATAAGCCAAATGAGATGCTTCTTGCTGATCCAGCCCTGTTTTCACCGGAAGCTAAACATGCGATTCATCATCCAGGTGGGCACAATGAAGGCTGGCCGGATGCATTAAAAAATATGATGTTTAATTATTATACATTCATTCGTGAAGGCAAAGATCCTTTGAAGGATAAACCTAATTTCGCAACATTTGAAGACGGACATATTTCAATGGCCATTACGGACGCTATTCTAGAAAGCCATGAGCAGCAAAAATGGGTGAAAGTTCAGACGAATCAGGAGGTACTAGTATGA
- a CDS encoding LacI family DNA-binding transcriptional regulator — MVRIADVARMANVSTATVSRVISNAGTVKKETAEKVLEAIKKLNYQPNMLARQLRRSETKTILVVVPDITNTFFSAVLRGIESVAIENGYQVLLGDARNNVETETSYLTILGQKKADGLILLTARTDQKILEELSQDYPVVLACEYYEGTVLPTVSIDNVSSARKATEYLISLKHNRIGHISGPLNVVVGRDRCKGFHQAMSKHGLLVDPSLVQEGEFSFESGFNLMMKFLSLEEPPTAIFAGNDEMAMGAIKAAKSKGFRVPEDLSVVGFDDIKFASIFEPALTTIAQPTFDMGQKAMHLLLRLINNEELEKDQFILPDNLIVRESCKELTIDG; from the coding sequence ATGGTGAGAATTGCGGATGTTGCAAGAATGGCAAATGTTTCAACAGCCACAGTATCCCGAGTGATAAGTAATGCAGGGACTGTAAAAAAAGAAACAGCTGAAAAGGTCTTAGAAGCAATAAAGAAACTAAATTACCAACCAAATATGCTGGCAAGACAATTGAGAAGATCTGAAACAAAAACTATTCTTGTTGTTGTTCCTGACATAACCAATACTTTTTTTTCTGCGGTGCTGCGGGGAATTGAATCGGTTGCAATAGAAAACGGATATCAGGTGCTTCTTGGAGATGCTCGAAACAATGTAGAAACTGAAACCAGTTACTTAACTATTTTAGGTCAGAAAAAAGCAGATGGTTTGATCTTATTAACAGCAAGGACAGATCAAAAGATATTAGAAGAATTATCGCAGGATTACCCTGTGGTATTGGCATGTGAATACTATGAGGGCACCGTGCTGCCTACGGTTTCAATTGATAATGTTAGCAGTGCAAGAAAAGCAACAGAATATTTAATTAGCTTAAAACACAATAGAATTGGGCATATCTCTGGACCCTTAAATGTTGTCGTTGGCCGGGACCGATGTAAAGGATTTCATCAAGCGATGTCAAAACATGGCCTATTAGTAGATCCAAGTTTGGTACAGGAAGGCGAATTCTCTTTTGAAAGTGGATTTAATTTAATGATGAAATTTTTGTCACTAGAAGAACCTCCAACAGCCATTTTTGCTGGAAATGATGAAATGGCAATGGGGGCAATAAAAGCTGCTAAATCTAAAGGCTTTAGAGTTCCAGAAGATTTATCTGTTGTTGGCTTTGATGATATTAAATTTGCATCGATTTTTGAACCTGCCCTTACAACGATTGCTCAGCCAACGTTCGATATGGGCCAGAAAGCGATGCATCTACTGCTAAGATTAATTAATAATGAAGAATTAGAAAAAGATCAATTTATTCTTCCTGATAATCTAATTGTGCGTGAATCATGCAAAGAACTTACCATAGATGGGTAG
- a CDS encoding Gfo/Idh/MocA family protein, with product MKKLNVGMIGGGFMGKAHSLAYAGMPMFFWPAPAIPHRHTVVDVTEDLAREAAARLGFEHYSTDWREVVNNPEIDVIDIVTPNNTHAEIAIAAAKAGKHIICEKPLALGAEQAKEMLEAVKAAGVKHAVAFNYRRTPAVALAKKYIEEGRIGKILSFRGTYLQDWSADPNSPLSWRFQKKIAGSGALGDIGTHVVDFARYLVGEITDVNAMTKTWIPERPIQSGGLDKLGTVKAGGADVPKAAVDVDDEMITMVKFDNGAIGTIEATRNAWGRNNFLTFEIHGEKGSLYFNYERRDELQVCFADDPSDAKGFRTVYTGPATPYGEGLWPIPALGIGYGETKIIETYDLFKAITDDTEFSPNFNDGYQIELIADAILESAEKGEWVKLEKTVVDVK from the coding sequence GTGAAAAAATTGAACGTAGGCATGATCGGCGGAGGATTTATGGGAAAGGCGCATTCACTTGCCTATGCAGGAATGCCAATGTTTTTTTGGCCAGCACCAGCGATTCCTCATCGTCATACTGTAGTGGATGTAACAGAGGATTTAGCAAGGGAAGCCGCAGCAAGATTAGGATTTGAACATTATTCAACCGATTGGAGAGAAGTTGTTAACAATCCGGAAATCGATGTTATCGATATTGTAACTCCGAATAATACCCATGCAGAAATAGCGATTGCAGCAGCAAAAGCAGGCAAGCATATTATCTGTGAAAAACCCTTAGCATTAGGTGCTGAACAAGCGAAAGAAATGCTGGAAGCAGTTAAAGCAGCAGGTGTTAAGCACGCGGTGGCCTTCAACTATAGAAGAACACCAGCCGTTGCTCTAGCAAAAAAATATATTGAAGAAGGAAGAATTGGAAAAATTCTAAGCTTCCGCGGAACCTATTTACAAGACTGGTCAGCTGATCCCAATTCTCCTTTATCATGGCGCTTCCAAAAGAAAATTGCAGGATCAGGTGCTCTTGGAGATATCGGTACACATGTCGTTGATTTTGCCCGTTACCTTGTGGGTGAAATTACCGATGTGAATGCGATGACAAAAACATGGATTCCAGAAAGACCTATCCAATCTGGCGGTCTTGACAAGTTAGGTACAGTTAAAGCTGGTGGAGCTGATGTTCCGAAAGCGGCTGTCGACGTTGATGATGAAATGATTACTATGGTTAAGTTTGATAATGGTGCGATTGGTACAATTGAGGCAACACGTAATGCCTGGGGCCGCAATAACTTCTTAACTTTTGAAATTCATGGTGAAAAAGGTTCATTATACTTTAACTATGAGCGCCGCGACGAGCTTCAAGTTTGCTTCGCGGATGATCCAAGTGATGCGAAAGGCTTCAGAACGGTTTATACTGGACCTGCCACTCCATATGGTGAAGGATTATGGCCAATTCCAGCTCTAGGTATTGGTTACGGGGAAACAAAAATCATTGAAACCTATGATTTATTTAAAGCAATCACTGATGATACAGAGTTTTCTCCAAACTTCAATGATGGCTATCAGATCGAATTGATCGCAGATGCTATTCTTGAATCTGCTGAAAAAGGTGAATGGGTAAAACTTGAAAAAACTGTAGTGGATGTAAAATAA
- a CDS encoding substrate-binding domain-containing protein, translated as MKKVLSIITMILFITSITLAGCGERSTSTEKSDGSEKSKTEETAASSGPITINQEIPDQEILSKGPSGEAAVSAKTLQLTEEEVQKIKEGKYKAALVMHYAGNDWATAQIDGLKATFEKMGIEVVAVTDAQFKAEKQVSDIETVLAKKPDIIVGIPVDPVSTASAFKKAADAGVKVVFMDNKPNGLEAGKDYVSVVSADNYGNGVQAAEIMAENLGGKGKIGVIYHDADYFVTKQRTEAFEKTIKEKYPNIEIVERGGIIGPNDGEKVASGMLTKNRDLDGMFVVWDVPAEGALAAVRTAGKKDFVITTIDLGTNVALDIASDGIIKGLGAQLPYDQGISEAILAGYGLLGKEAPAYVAVPALQVTNKNVLEAWKLVYHQDAPESIQSVAK; from the coding sequence ATGAAAAAGGTTTTATCGATTATTACTATGATTCTATTTATTACTAGTATTACACTAGCCGGTTGCGGCGAGAGAAGCACGAGTACCGAAAAAAGTGATGGGTCAGAGAAGTCCAAAACGGAAGAAACAGCGGCAAGTTCCGGTCCAATCACCATTAATCAGGAGATCCCTGACCAAGAAATTTTAAGTAAAGGTCCTAGCGGGGAAGCGGCTGTTTCAGCTAAAACACTACAGTTGACTGAAGAAGAAGTGCAAAAGATCAAAGAAGGAAAATACAAAGCGGCTCTTGTTATGCACTATGCAGGAAACGACTGGGCGACTGCTCAAATCGATGGTTTAAAAGCCACGTTTGAGAAAATGGGAATTGAAGTAGTAGCCGTTACCGATGCCCAATTTAAGGCTGAAAAACAAGTATCTGATATCGAAACTGTTTTAGCGAAAAAACCTGATATTATCGTAGGGATTCCAGTTGACCCAGTTTCGACTGCTTCTGCTTTTAAGAAAGCCGCAGATGCAGGAGTAAAAGTCGTGTTTATGGATAATAAACCAAATGGTCTGGAAGCAGGCAAGGATTATGTGAGTGTAGTTTCTGCCGATAACTATGGAAATGGCGTTCAGGCAGCGGAAATCATGGCTGAAAATCTTGGTGGAAAAGGAAAAATCGGTGTAATTTATCATGATGCCGATTACTTCGTAACCAAGCAGCGTACAGAAGCATTTGAAAAAACAATCAAAGAAAAATATCCAAATATCGAAATCGTTGAACGTGGCGGCATCATCGGCCCTAACGATGGCGAGAAAGTGGCTTCTGGAATGTTGACGAAGAATCGTGACCTTGATGGAATGTTTGTAGTATGGGATGTTCCGGCAGAAGGAGCTTTAGCAGCCGTACGTACGGCTGGCAAGAAAGATTTCGTGATTACAACCATTGATTTAGGGACAAACGTAGCGTTGGATATTGCGTCTGACGGAATCATTAAAGGGCTTGGCGCTCAGCTGCCGTATGACCAGGGGATTTCAGAAGCCATTTTAGCCGGTTATGGATTACTGGGTAAAGAAGCCCCGGCATATGTAGCCGTACCAGCATTACAAGTAACGAATAAAAACGTATTAGAAGCTTGGAAACTTGTTTACCATCAAGATGCGCCAGAATCTATTCAAAGTGTTGCAAAATAA
- a CDS encoding sugar phosphate isomerase/epimerase family protein translates to MRLGYQTNTWGGVVGHPAGVTSVKDLYYLTNGSTEDALKEIAEAGYKGFEIFDGNLMQYRDKKEEFIKLTLDHSLSFIGVYTGGNFIFPDILDEELAKIEEVAAFAYELGAKHLVVGGGAVRTNGIEENDYKNLGNALNRVVEIADKYHLIPSYHPHLGTNVQSPEQLDKLMPLTTINLCPDTAHIEAGGGDPVEVIKKYVDRIKYIHFKDYENGEFLPLGEGHQKFDEMLKILEEANYDGWITVELDSWANPKEGAEISRQFLAQYEALKTK, encoded by the coding sequence ATGAGACTAGGCTATCAAACGAATACGTGGGGAGGCGTGGTTGGTCACCCGGCTGGAGTTACTTCTGTAAAGGATCTCTATTACCTTACAAACGGCTCAACAGAGGATGCACTCAAAGAGATTGCTGAAGCTGGCTATAAAGGGTTTGAAATTTTTGATGGAAATCTGATGCAATATCGAGATAAAAAAGAAGAATTTATAAAACTCACCTTAGATCACTCTTTATCCTTCATAGGTGTTTATACCGGCGGAAACTTTATTTTTCCTGATATTTTAGATGAAGAATTAGCAAAAATTGAAGAGGTAGCAGCTTTCGCTTATGAATTAGGAGCAAAGCATCTTGTTGTCGGTGGCGGAGCAGTCCGGACTAACGGTATCGAAGAAAACGATTACAAGAATTTAGGAAATGCCCTTAATAGAGTAGTAGAAATCGCAGATAAATACCACCTTATTCCTAGCTACCATCCGCATTTGGGGACGAATGTACAGTCACCTGAACAGCTGGATAAATTAATGCCTTTAACAACTATTAACCTATGTCCTGACACAGCACATATTGAAGCAGGTGGGGGAGACCCGGTTGAAGTGATTAAAAAATATGTTGATCGCATCAAATATATTCACTTTAAAGACTATGAAAATGGTGAGTTTTTGCCATTAGGGGAAGGCCATCAGAAGTTTGATGAAATGCTAAAAATACTAGAGGAAGCAAATTATGACGGCTGGATTACAGTGGAATTGGACAGCTGGGCGAATCCAAAAGAGGGTGCCGAAATCAGCCGGCAATTTCTTGCCCAGTATGAAGCATTAAAGACAAAATAA
- a CDS encoding alpha/beta hydrolase domain-containing protein produces the protein MRNFSKKRWLLVTASLVLTTSLFTFDWAQASTKSSKEDPSTKKVTSVAIPKVTGPISVTENSQPFTVGGTDLEGHGYRLDEYFVSGKANVYDWGSDGKALTPQVRTANAPYTTRIVVRKPENPKKFSGNVWVELNNPSRGWDVEVQWPVVQEKVMRDGDIWVAVTVKPNVIASLERIDPKRYEPLSMANPLKPEQQVCGKLPGEPGYDENLSKLYENGLAWDIISQVGSLVQSKDKSNPLHNYKVKHVFGTGESQTGFYINTYAANFAEDAKLSNGETVYDGFVSASGAGRTVPINQCVAATDEKDPRSKLPSKHVPFMRIDAQGDIFQLSSYKWRQADSDTPGAGYRMYEIAGAVHGPALIVNYQPPAEQIVKAGNLPTQVPYAYGGVEPKANQLPRHYIEMAMYKNMERWVIKGIRPPHAEPLKVQAGVGTSESLFGETFNASFVKDQYGNVLGGVRSPHVDVPTATYYEYATLKEGYVYAWSFGHQEDFSSEKLQQIYGTVAPHQNYVKQVKASVEKLQKERWLEPEEAQKIIQQAELTPIP, from the coding sequence ATGAGAAACTTTTCTAAAAAGCGCTGGCTGCTGGTAACGGCCAGTCTGGTGTTAACAACATCTCTCTTCACATTCGATTGGGCCCAGGCATCTACGAAAAGCTCCAAAGAAGATCCCTCAACCAAGAAAGTGACATCAGTCGCCATACCGAAGGTTACTGGACCTATTTCGGTTACGGAAAATTCCCAGCCATTTACTGTAGGTGGAACCGACCTTGAGGGTCATGGTTATCGTTTAGACGAGTATTTTGTTAGCGGGAAAGCTAACGTTTATGACTGGGGTTCAGACGGTAAAGCGTTAACACCTCAAGTACGGACCGCTAATGCGCCATATACCACACGTATTGTCGTTAGGAAACCGGAAAATCCTAAAAAGTTCAGCGGCAATGTCTGGGTGGAACTGAATAACCCATCACGCGGCTGGGATGTTGAAGTCCAGTGGCCAGTCGTTCAGGAAAAGGTCATGCGCGACGGGGATATTTGGGTAGCTGTGACTGTTAAACCGAATGTCATCGCTTCACTCGAACGAATCGATCCAAAACGGTATGAACCTTTATCGATGGCAAACCCGTTGAAGCCTGAGCAGCAAGTATGCGGTAAACTGCCTGGCGAACCAGGTTATGATGAGAATCTTTCCAAGTTATATGAGAACGGACTTGCATGGGATATCATCTCCCAGGTAGGATCTCTTGTCCAAAGTAAGGACAAAAGCAACCCACTACACAATTACAAGGTGAAGCACGTATTCGGGACAGGAGAGTCTCAAACTGGCTTTTATATTAACACGTATGCCGCCAATTTTGCGGAAGATGCGAAACTTTCAAATGGAGAAACCGTATATGATGGCTTCGTCTCCGCTTCTGGGGCGGGCAGGACTGTACCGATTAACCAATGCGTAGCGGCAACAGATGAAAAAGACCCTCGAAGCAAACTGCCGAGCAAGCATGTACCTTTTATGAGGATTGATGCACAAGGTGATATTTTCCAGTTGTCCAGCTATAAATGGCGCCAAGCCGACAGTGACACTCCAGGAGCAGGCTATCGTATGTATGAAATTGCTGGTGCCGTTCATGGTCCGGCACTCATTGTAAATTATCAGCCACCTGCTGAACAAATCGTAAAAGCTGGAAACCTTCCGACCCAAGTGCCATATGCTTACGGTGGAGTAGAGCCGAAGGCCAACCAACTGCCACGACATTATATTGAAATGGCAATGTATAAAAATATGGAGCGCTGGGTCATTAAAGGTATTCGTCCTCCGCATGCAGAGCCGTTGAAGGTACAGGCGGGAGTCGGAACTTCGGAAAGTCTTTTTGGAGAGACCTTCAATGCATCGTTTGTAAAAGATCAATATGGAAACGTTCTTGGCGGCGTACGCAGCCCACATGTTGACGTTCCGACAGCTACTTACTACGAGTATGCGACGTTAAAAGAAGGTTATGTGTATGCATGGTCGTTTGGCCATCAAGAAGATTTCTCCAGCGAGAAACTGCAGCAAATCTATGGAACTGTCGCACCGCATCAAAATTACGTCAAGCAAGTTAAAGCCTCTGTCGAAAAGCTGCAAAAGGAACGCTGGCTTGAGCCGGAAGAAGCACAAAAAATTATTCAGCAGGCAGAACTTACACCGATTCCATGA
- a CDS encoding helix-turn-helix domain-containing protein, producing the protein MDDPLNGISICFSNLHINGKQKGCLIESTDLPIINLQEEKREIHNYLKVILSEYDKKHAGYQDIISSILQTVVIKVTRLLKNANPHPSLSSVCLEVKKYIEENFRQELTLNDLANLVYVSPYHLGHVFKEEVGLPPIQYIIQCRIEEAKRLLEHSNLSVREIASLIGYENANYFNLLFKKMTGSPPGKFRRMKV; encoded by the coding sequence ATGGACGATCCTCTTAATGGGATTTCCATCTGTTTTTCCAATCTCCATATCAATGGGAAGCAGAAAGGTTGTTTGATAGAATCCACAGATCTTCCTATTATTAATTTGCAGGAAGAAAAGAGGGAGATTCATAATTATTTAAAGGTAATATTAAGTGAATATGATAAAAAGCATGCGGGTTACCAAGATATCATTTCCTCAATATTACAAACGGTAGTGATTAAAGTTACTCGTCTATTGAAAAATGCCAATCCTCATCCTTCCCTTTCATCTGTGTGCCTTGAAGTAAAAAAATATATTGAAGAAAATTTTCGGCAAGAGCTGACCTTAAACGATTTAGCCAACCTCGTTTATGTAAGCCCCTACCACTTAGGACACGTTTTTAAAGAAGAAGTGGGCCTGCCGCCCATTCAATACATAATTCAGTGCCGTATTGAAGAGGCAAAAAGGCTGCTGGAGCATTCCAATCTTTCTGTGAGAGAAATAGCCTCGTTAATAGGCTATGAAAATGCTAATTATTTCAATCTACTTTTTAAAAAAATGACAGGGAGCCCGCCGGGGAAATTCAGAAGAATGAAAGTATAA
- a CDS encoding sugar phosphate isomerase/epimerase family protein, with protein sequence MKGISFNTWVYSSFPNWLSSYPLEEVINRLSSFGYDAIEIGCAAPHAWPDYLSPERRQEIKKLLKEKNLKVSSMLPAPGGGPGMNPSSPLKEEREFTIKHYKEVVRLAHEWECPTVMWIAGWVVFGTSQQEAWNYSLEGLIEVATYAKDLGVTLVVEPTPADSNLIETADDALLLAEQSGMDNVKVMFDTFHALYRNEVSSDYVYRMKDKLHHVHIADSDRLPPGQGRCDYDAVLRALKDINYDGYLSMEVGFHARQSEPDWYAKQSIAYLKEKLKEIGWEYK encoded by the coding sequence ATGAAAGGAATTTCATTTAATACATGGGTTTATAGTAGTTTTCCAAACTGGCTTTCTTCTTACCCGTTAGAGGAAGTCATCAATCGTCTTTCTTCTTTTGGTTACGATGCGATTGAAATTGGCTGTGCCGCTCCACATGCGTGGCCGGACTATTTATCACCTGAAAGAAGACAAGAAATTAAAAAATTGCTCAAGGAGAAGAACTTAAAGGTTTCATCTATGCTCCCAGCACCAGGCGGAGGCCCGGGAATGAACCCAAGCTCTCCATTAAAGGAAGAAAGAGAATTTACGATTAAACATTATAAGGAAGTCGTTCGCTTAGCACATGAATGGGAATGCCCTACAGTTATGTGGATTGCAGGCTGGGTGGTTTTTGGAACTTCACAGCAAGAAGCATGGAACTACAGCTTAGAAGGCTTAATTGAAGTAGCAACCTATGCAAAGGATCTTGGCGTGACACTCGTGGTGGAACCAACTCCTGCGGACAGCAATTTAATCGAAACTGCGGACGATGCTCTTCTATTAGCCGAGCAATCTGGTATGGACAATGTAAAAGTTATGTTCGATACCTTCCATGCCTTATATCGAAATGAAGTATCAAGCGACTATGTATACCGCATGAAGGATAAGCTCCACCATGTTCATATCGCTGATAGCGACCGCCTGCCACCAGGTCAAGGCCGTTGTGACTACGATGCTGTTTTAAGAGCATTAAAGGATATCAACTATGATGGATATCTATCAATGGAAGTCGGATTCCATGCTAGACAATCTGAGCCGGATTGGTATGCTAAACAATCGATTGCTTACTTGAAAGAAAAGTTAAAAGAAATTGGCTGGGAATACAAATAA